Below is a genomic region from Trichocoleus sp. FACHB-46.
GAGCATTCGCTTTGAGAATTTTCAATAACTCCAGTCCACCAATGCGAGGCATCTTCAAGTCACTCAGAATCACGTGAGGCAGAGTAGGTGCTTGCTGCAAGTAGGCGATCGCCTCCACTCCGTTGAAACAAACCGTAATTTCCCCTTGAATACTCCGCCTAGCCCAACTCTCTTCGAGTGCGGCGCGAGCAATCATAGCGGCGCTCGTGTCGTCATCAATTAATAGCAAACGCATTACTGCCACGACTCACCTTCTAATTGAGAATCGGAATGTGGAACCGCACCCTGCCCCTTCAGACTCAACCCAAGCCGTACCACCATGTCTCATGGCAATTTTTTTTACGGTGGCAAGACCAATTCCTGTACCTTCGTATTCGCTTTGAGAGTGTAGGCGTTTGAACATCGTAAATAACTGTCCTTGGTCCTCTGGAGCGATACCAATACCGTTATCTCGCACACTAAAAATCCACTCTTGCGGCGTTGCTTCAGCAGTAATAGAAATGATAAGTGGATGCTCTTTAGATCGATATTTCAGGGCATTGGCAATCAAATTTTCAAATACCTGAATCAACTGAAACGGGTCTGCCCAGACATTGGGTATCCTGTCCCAACGGATTGAAGCTTGAGTTTTGATGATTTCGGGATTTAGGTGCGCTACGACTTCTGTTAAAAGTTGATTGACATTGACAAGTTTTGGTTGCTCTTGCAGTCGGCCTACACGCGAGTAAATCAAAATGTCGTCAACTAAGCGCATTGCATACTCGCAATCCTTGATGATCTGCTCTAGCAAGCTGTGCTCTTCATTGGTGATTTTGCTACTGATTTTGCGCTTCAAAATGGCAATTAACCCACTAATTCCCCTAAGAGGAGTCTTCAGGTCGTGGGAAGCTGCGTAGGTAAAGCCTTCTAATTCTTGGTTGGCTGATTCGAGTTGTTCGTTAGCCTGCCTCAAATTCGACTCAGCTTGACTGACCTGACGCACTTTTTGGCGTACCAGGCGGAGCTGGTAAAAGACGAGCAAAGGAGCTGCAACTAACCCAGCGATCGCTCCAACAATAGTTATCTTTGCAACTTGTTGAGCTTCGCGAGACCGAGCATTCAGTAACTTCGTTTCCCGATATTGCAGCTGTGCGACCATATCCCGAATTTGGTCTTGCACTTGTTTGCCTTGGTTAGACAAGATTTGTTCTTGAGCAGCTATAAAGCCCTGTTCTTGCCTCAGTTGAACGGCTTGTTTGGCTAGGCTTATCCTTCGGTTAATCAAAGGTTCTAGTTGTTGCAGCCATAACTGCTGTTGAGGATCATCCACTGCCTGACGTAGTCTATTTTGTGACTCATCAATCGTGGCGATCGCTCGGTAGTAGGGCTCTAAATATTCCTCCCTACCAGTCAAGATGAAGCCGTGCTGTCCTGTTTCTACATCAATGGTCAGCAACAGCACTCGTTCTAGTTGCCTACTAATTTCAGCAGCCCTACTCTCGCTTTTGGATGCCTGCAACCACAGCAGTGAAAAGAAAACGAGACTGCTACTAAGTAATAGAAATATAACCAGTGCCAGGGCAAACCCAGCGTTGATCCTGTTGTTGAGTGCCCTTGGCCTCATTGCCTGCCTCACTGGAGGGGTACTACCATCCGCCTAAATTATCTAATCATGTTAATATTTTGGCATTAACAGTTTTATAACTAATCTCTAACTTAATCGCTAACCCGAAAGAGGAGGCCGCTGAGTCGCGGTCTCCTCTTTTTGCATTTTTGGGGGACCCCTATGACGACTATGCAGAAGCAAGTGGCACTGAGATTTCAGCGAGAGCCACTGCAAGTTTCTTATCCTCCTGGCTTCACAGGTGTCAAAAGCACCCATCCAGAAGAGGAGGAATTTTTTCTCAGTACTGAACCTCGCTTCTTGACCCTAGATGAGATTCAGCTGGTTCAGAAGTTTATTGAGCGTTTGGGTTACCGACAGGAGCTAGTTTTTACTGGCGCTATTCTGATTGATCCAAATGACCCGCTTCTGGAGGCTTCTCATGAGCAGATCAACCAGATTGAAGCGGAAGCCAACCTCGCCAATACAGAAATGGCTCCTGGTGGTGGGCAGCGAAGCATTCGGGAGCGTGTTTACATCCTGCGGGAGCGCGGTTTTTTAGGCAGCGGCAACAAAGTTTTGAGTCCAGCAGCAGAATAAGAGGTTAAGCGATGGCACTACAGGAAGCAACCTATGTCTTTGGTCCTCCCTTAGGGGCGGCTGGGACAGATGTAATTGAACGATCGGGTGGTAACGCCTTAGAAGATCCGCGCTATGGCAGCTGCGCCTATTGGGGGGTTCTAAAGCGTGGTCCAATGGGTGTAGCAATTCCCATTAACTCTCGACGAGAGTATGACGAGATTTTTGGTGACCCCCGAGATTCTCGCTGGCATCTGTTTGCCAATGGGGCTCATTTGTTGCCTGATGCAATTGATGGTTTCTTTGCTACTGGGAGGGGGTCAGGTCAGCTCTGGATTACCCGTCTAGATTTGGATCGAAAAGCTCGCAGGGCTTCATTGACGTTAAAGAATCGGATTGGGGCGGATGCACTGCGTGTTATGGCGGCTAATGAAGGCCGCTGGGGAGGAGCTGCAAACCAAATTGCTCAAACTCCACTAGTTACGGCAACTAGTCGTACCTTTACGCTAGTTGCACCAGACACCCAAGCCAATGAGTTCATTGATGCTGAGGCAGAGTTTACAGGGTCTCCTGGTAAGCGTTATCGAATTGTCGCTAACACAGAGGCTAATCCTGTTTCTGGGGAGGCTGTGTTTACAGTCGCCGCTCAATATGACTTGATTATCGATGGAGTAAGCGGTCCTGTTGCTCTCACTGGAACGGCTACCTACACGCGGTATCGCGCTCTAGCTGGAACGATCGCGTTCCCTCTATCTCGTAATGTCACTGGCACTGTGGCTATTAACGGCAGGGTCATCACAGGCACAGGTACCCTATTTACGACTGAGCTCAAGGTGGGAGGCAATGTCTCCTACAGCGGTGAAACCCGTGCGATCGAGAGCATTACTAGCGACACAACGTTGACAGTTGCTCAAGCCTTTTCCAATGGTGGTACTGGCTTGACGCTCCAAACTGACAACCTAACTGTCACTGGCACCCTTACTACATTCACAACTGAACTAGCAGTTGGTGACACCCTGTATGTCGATATCAATGGTCAAAGACAGGGGCGGACGGTAGCAGCTATCGTTTCTAATACTGACTTGACTTTGGCATCAGGATTTACTGCTGATGTGACGGCAGGCACGGCGGCTGAAGCCGATAACCTAGTTGTGACTGGAACAGGGACTCAGTTTGCGACTCAGGTGTCAGCAGGTCAGTACTTAATTGATCCAAATCGCCAAGGCTCAACCGTCAAAGTTACCAGTGTTATAAGTGCCACTGAGCTGAGAGTCGAACGACCATTTTCAATGGATTTCACAGCGGCTCAGCTAACCAAGCAAAATCAGCTGGCAATGGTGAATTTGTCGGCACCTAGAAATGAGGGCTTGGCAGTAGAAATCAGCCAAGGCACTCGATACCCTGACACCCACTTTGGAATGACAGTTCGGTTCAACGGTTCGGTTGTACTACAGATTTCTGATGCCTCACTAGATCCTAGTGATCCGTTTTTTGTCGAGCCCTTGGTGAACGATAGTAACGTAGCCTTTCGAGCTGGAAGTGTTAACTATCAAAAATGGATTACGGTCGAATCCCTTTGGAACTCTGCTTACACCACTAATGCTCAGGCAGATGTTCGGCCTTGTAATGGCTCAGGAACTGCTTTAGCTCTAACAAACGATCGCATCTATACCATTGCCGAGCTCGAGCCGAGTTTAGTAATTGGGAATCTGCTCTACCCGAATCCTTACACTCAGGCTCGTAACTATTTCCGGGTTAAGGGAGCTGTTGCTCCCATGGATCTGCAAGGCAGCATTAGTTCTAGTGGAGTAACGGTCACAGGTACTAGCACCAACTTCTTGGCAGTACTGAAGCCAGGTGACTATATCTATGACCCGGTTAGCAAGACCGCTCGGAAAGTCCGCACGATCGCGAGTAATACTTCGCTGACCCTTGAAACTGCCTTCCCCTCTAATCTGGCAGCTTTAACCGAGACTAAGAAGCTAGGTTATGTGCAGGTGGACCAAGGGTATGACCTGACACTAGTCGCAGATGAAGGCGATCGCTTCCTATTGGTCTATCCGCAGCAACTCACGCGGGGTTACGACGGGAACACGGCACATCTGATCCCGTATCACCTCACTAAGTTTGCCGACATCGATCGCAACCATTTGGAGAATGCCACCTTTGGCCGTAACCAAGGGCTAATTCGGATGGCCTGTCCAGGTATCTCTGATGTTGCGGTACAAAAAGCTTTTGCTGCTTATGCGGCTGCTAAAGCCTATGAATTTCGGGCGGAGATTCCTTCGCAGTATAATTCGGCGGCGGCAGCAGAAGCTTTCCTTAATCAGGATTTGGGACGGAACAACTTCATCACCGCAGCATTCCCAAGCTACGGATTCGTCTCTAATCCTTTGGGCGCAGGCGATCGCATGATTTCCATTTCAGGCGATGTGATGGGGGGTGAAAGTGCCTTTGCGACAGCGGCGCGCGGCTACCACAGACCCTTTGCTGGGGTAGATGCTATATTATCCCGAATTATCAAGCTCCCCTTCGAGGCTCTACCCGCTGATGAGGCGATCATTAACGTGGCTGGCCTCCATACCATTAAGTCCTACCAAGGGAATGTGATAGTCTTTGGGGCTCGCTCTCCAGCCATTAGTCCCACCTACGATTTCACCCATATTAGACGCATCCAATCCAATTACGTGCGGATCTTTCTTGAAGCTAGGACTCTTTTAGAAACCCTCTTCAAACCAAATCAACCTTACTTGGCTGAGCAGATTGTGATGGTACTCAACAATTTTGCTAGGCAGGAATATCGCAAGGGGGTATTTACTCGCTACCTCAGCTTCTCCCAGGCGGTGCAAATTCAAGGTGGTTCTCCTTCAGGCAACGTCATCACTGATGCAGGCTCTCAAGACGCGGTGGTCGATATCGTCAATGGTCGGTTGAGGATTTTCTTCCGATATGTTCCAACAGGAATTTTGGAGCGTCTCAGCATTGACTGTGGCCCAGATATTTTGGTGGCGCAGTATGGCAACACCCTGAACCAAGCTGCTGTTTAGGAAATATTTCCCCAAAGCTAAGGAGCGATTCACCGTGAGAAAGGCAGTTTTAGAGGGAAATATTTTCCCGAAAGCAAAACAGAGATTTTTGGTTGATGGGTTCCCAGATGCGGAAATTCT
It encodes:
- a CDS encoding CHASE3 domain-containing protein, with the protein product MRPRALNNRINAGFALALVIFLLLSSSLVFFSLLWLQASKSESRAAEISRQLERVLLLTIDVETGQHGFILTGREEYLEPYYRAIATIDESQNRLRQAVDDPQQQLWLQQLEPLINRRISLAKQAVQLRQEQGFIAAQEQILSNQGKQVQDQIRDMVAQLQYRETKLLNARSREAQQVAKITIVGAIAGLVAAPLLVFYQLRLVRQKVRQVSQAESNLRQANEQLESANQELEGFTYAASHDLKTPLRGISGLIAILKRKISSKITNEEHSLLEQIIKDCEYAMRLVDDILIYSRVGRLQEQPKLVNVNQLLTEVVAHLNPEIIKTQASIRWDRIPNVWADPFQLIQVFENLIANALKYRSKEHPLIISITAEATPQEWIFSVRDNGIGIAPEDQGQLFTMFKRLHSQSEYEGTGIGLATVKKIAMRHGGTAWVESEGAGCGSTFRFSIRR
- a CDS encoding response regulator, with the protein product MRLLLIDDDTSAAMIARAALEESWARRSIQGEITVCFNGVEAIAYLQQAPTLPHVILSDLKMPRIGGLELLKILKANARFLKIPVVIITTSNNPSDINAAWERQCAGYVLKVASYEEFADNLDKLQQSWEAMRLPHV